One region of Quercus lobata isolate SW786 chromosome 2, ValleyOak3.0 Primary Assembly, whole genome shotgun sequence genomic DNA includes:
- the LOC115975979 gene encoding amino acid transporter AVT1H-like: MLHWQGPSIVLYIKLECLIVPSIPSLQSCWNLFKSMWKKISKSIRNLLCLQPNRLLHRNEVLNETLHGAHRNEVLNETLHGANLDVHWVSSHVCLEESKPCMCNHSIKNLESVENDIAIEHNVGATGSFAHAVINMIGMLIGLGQLSTPYALERGGWVSSFLLIGLGIICAYTSHLLGKCLDKNPKSRSFTDIGQHAFGTKGKVLVTTFIYLEIFMALVSYTISLHDNLITVLSGMQIKVPWAKLSSSQLLTMMAVLIALPSVWLRNLSSISFISSAGILMSLLIFISVPCTSIFGGVKPNHKIPVLQLHNIPAISGLYIFSYAGHIVFPNLYKEMKDPSRFTKVSIVSFTIVTALYTALAFLGAKLFGPEVNSQITLSMPPHLLVTKIALWATVLTPMTKYALEIAPFSIQLEHNLPASMGSKLKMIIRGCVGSFLLLLILALALSVPYFQYVLSLTGSLVSIAICVIFPCAFHTKICWGQISKPLIILNLTLVAFGSLLGVFGTVSSSKLLVQSLRRRAHHLA, from the exons ATGCTTCATTGGCAAGGTCCATCCATTGTCTTGTATATTAAGCTTGAGTGCCTTATAGTTCCCTCAATTCCATCACTCCAATCTTGTTGGAACTTGTTCAAGAGTATGTGGAAAAAGATATCAAAGTCCATAAGAAATTTACTTTGCCTTCAACCAAACCGTCTCCTGCACCGTAATGAAGTTCTTAATGAGACACTGCATGGTGCCCACCGTAATGAAGTTCTTAATGAGACACTGCATGGTGCCAACTTGGATGTGCACTGGGTGAGCTCCCATGTTTGTTTAGAGgaaagcaaaccatgcatgtgTAATCACAGCATTAAGAACTTAGAGTCTGTCGAAAATGACATAGCCATTGAGCATAATGTGGGGGCTACTGGTTCTTTTGCTCATGCTGTCATTAATATGATTGGGATGCTCATAG GGTTGGGGCAATTATCAACTCCATATGCACTGGAAAGAGGAGGGTGGGTATCTTCTTTTCTGCTTATAGGACTTGGGATAATATGTGCATATACTTCTCATCTACTTGGAAAATGTCTTGACAAGAATCCCAAGTCAAGAAGTTTTACAGATATTGGACAGCATGCATTTGGAACAAAAGGAAAAGTATTAGTTACAACCTTCATCTACTTGGAAATTTTCATGGCACTAGTGTCCTATACAATATCATTGCATGACAACCTTATTACAGTACTTTCAGGGATGCAGATTAAGGTGCCATGGGCTAAACTATCTTCATCTCAGCTCCTAACAATGATGGCAGTCTTAATAGCACTCCCTAGTGTGTGGCTGAGAAATTTATCTTCAATATCTTTCATCTCATCTGCCGGAATTCTCATGTCGCTTCTCATTTTTATATCAGTGCCATGCACTTCCATTTTTGGAGGTGTAAAACCCAATCACAAGATACCAGTCCTCCAGCTCCATAACATTCCTGCAATATCTGGGCTATATATCTTCAGCTATGCAGGGCACATTGTTTTCCCTAAtttatataaagaaatgaaagatCCATCTAGGTTTACCAAG GTATCTATTGTCAGCTTCACAATAGTGACAGCATTATATACAGCATTAGCTTTCCTGGGAGCCAAATTGTTTGGGCCAGAAGTAAATTCTCAAATCACTCTCAGCATGCCTCCACATCTTCTTGTGACAAAGATTGCATTATGGGCCACTGTGCTGACACCCATGACCAAATATGCATTGGAAATAGCACCATTTTCCATTCAACTTGAGCATAACCTTCCGGCTTCAATGGGTTCCAAGCTAAAGATGATCATAAGGGGTTGCGTAGGTTCATTTCTACTTCTATTAATACTAGCACTGGCTCTTTCTGTTCCATATTTTCAGTACGTTCTCAGCCTTACTGGTTCCCTTGTTAGCATTGCTATCTGCGTAATCTTTCCTTGTGCATTCCACACCAAGATTTGTTGGGGTCAAATATCAAAACCTCTCATAATTCTCAACTTGACCCTCGTTGCATTTGGCTCTCTTCTTGGGGTTTTTGGTACCGTTTCCTCATCCAAGTTACTTGTGCAAAGCCTACGAAGAAGAGCTCATCACTTAGCCTAA